In Paraburkholderia phenazinium, the following are encoded in one genomic region:
- a CDS encoding DNA-directed RNA polymerase subunit alpha, translating to MQTSLLKPKIIAVESLGESHAKVVMEPFERGYGHTLGNALRRVLLSSMIGYAPTEVTIAGVVHEYSTLDGVQEDVVNLLLNLKGVVFKLHNRDEVTVTLRKEGEGVVTAGDIELAHDCEVINPDHVIAHLSKGGKLDVQIKVEKGRGYVPGNVRRYGEESAKIIGRIVLDASFSPVRRVSYAVESARVEQRTDLDKLVMNIETNGVISPEEAIRQSARILVDQLSVFAALEGTEATAEAPSRAPQIDPILLRPVDDLELTVRSANCLKAENIYYIGDLIQRTENELLKTPNLGRKSLNEIKEVLASRGLTLGMKLENWPPAGLDK from the coding sequence ATGCAAACCAGTTTGTTGAAGCCCAAGATCATCGCGGTTGAATCGCTTGGTGAGAGCCATGCGAAAGTGGTCATGGAACCGTTTGAACGCGGTTACGGCCACACCTTGGGTAACGCGCTCCGGCGCGTACTGCTGTCGTCGATGATCGGCTATGCGCCGACAGAAGTGACGATCGCAGGCGTGGTTCACGAGTATTCGACGCTCGACGGTGTGCAAGAGGACGTAGTCAACCTGTTGTTGAACCTGAAGGGCGTGGTCTTCAAGCTGCATAACCGTGACGAAGTGACGGTTACGCTGCGCAAGGAAGGCGAAGGCGTTGTTACCGCTGGCGACATCGAACTCGCGCACGATTGCGAAGTCATCAATCCCGATCACGTGATTGCGCATCTGTCGAAGGGCGGCAAGCTCGACGTGCAGATCAAGGTCGAAAAGGGCCGCGGTTATGTGCCGGGTAACGTGCGTCGTTACGGCGAAGAATCGGCGAAGATCATCGGCCGTATCGTGCTGGACGCGTCGTTCTCGCCGGTTCGCCGTGTGAGCTATGCCGTGGAAAGCGCGCGTGTCGAACAGCGTACCGACCTCGACAAGCTCGTGATGAACATCGAAACCAACGGTGTGATTTCGCCGGAAGAAGCGATCCGTCAATCGGCGCGCATTCTGGTCGACCAACTGTCGGTGTTCGCTGCTCTCGAAGGCACGGAAGCTACGGCTGAAGCGCCGTCGCGTGCGCCGCAGATCGATCCGATCCTGCTGCGTCCGGTGGATGATCTCGAACTCACGGTTCGTTCCGCGAACTGCCTGAAGGCCGAGAACATTTACTACATCGGCGACCTGATCCAGCGCACGGAAAACGAGCTGCTGAAGACGCCGAATCTGGGCCGCAAGTCGCTGAACGAAATCAAGGAAGTACTGGCGTCGCGTGGTTTGACGCTCGGCATGAAGCTCGAAAACTGGCCGCCGGCTGGGCTGGATAAGTAA
- the infA gene encoding translation initiation factor IF-1: MAKDDVIQMQGEVIENLPNATFRVKLENGHVVLGHISGKMRMHYIRILPGDKVTVELTPYDLSRARIVFRAK, translated from the coding sequence ATGGCCAAAGACGATGTGATCCAGATGCAGGGTGAAGTCATCGAAAACCTGCCTAATGCTACCTTCAGGGTGAAGCTGGAAAACGGCCATGTCGTATTGGGACACATATCCGGCAAGATGCGGATGCACTACATCCGAATCCTGCCGGGCGACAAGGTGACGGTTGAATTGACGCCTTACGATCTGTCGCGTGCGCGGATCGTGTTCCGGGCGAAGTGA
- the rpmJ gene encoding 50S ribosomal protein L36, giving the protein MKVMASVKRICRNCKIIKRKGVVRVICSSDPRHKQRQG; this is encoded by the coding sequence ATGAAAGTGATGGCATCGGTTAAGCGCATTTGCCGCAATTGCAAGATCATCAAGCGCAAAGGCGTTGTGCGCGTGATTTGCAGCTCTGATCCGCGCCACAAACAGCGTCAAGGCTGA
- the rpsM gene encoding 30S ribosomal protein S13 yields the protein MARIAGVNIPNHQHTEIGLTAIYGIGRTRSRDICVAAGVAFSKKVKDLNDADLEKLREEVGKFIVEGDLRRETTMNIKRLMDLGCYRGVRHRKGLPLRGQRTRTNARTRKGPRRAAQSLKK from the coding sequence ATGGCTCGTATCGCAGGGGTTAACATCCCGAATCACCAGCATACCGAAATTGGCCTGACGGCGATTTACGGTATTGGCCGCACGCGCTCGCGCGACATTTGCGTCGCTGCTGGTGTGGCATTTTCGAAGAAGGTCAAGGACCTGAACGACGCAGACCTCGAAAAGCTGCGTGAAGAAGTCGGCAAGTTCATCGTTGAAGGCGATCTTCGCCGTGAAACGACGATGAACATCAAGCGGCTGATGGATCTCGGCTGCTATCGTGGCGTGCGTCACCGTAAGGGCTTGCCCCTGCGTGGCCAACGCACGCGTACGAATGCCCGTACGCGCAAGGGTCCGCGTCGTGCAGCGCAATCGCTGAAGAAGTAA
- the rpsD gene encoding 30S ribosomal protein S4: MARYIGPKAKLSRREGTDLFLKSARRSLADKCKLDSKPGQHGRTSGARTSDYGTQLREKQKVKRIYGVLERQFRRYFAEADRLKGNTGENLLQLLESRLDNVVYRMGFGSTRAEARQLVSHKAITVNGVVSNIPSMQIKAGDVVAVREQSKKQARIVEALSLAEQGGLASWVAVDSKKFEGTFKSKPERSDIAGDINESLIVELYSR, from the coding sequence GTGGCACGTTATATCGGCCCTAAGGCCAAGCTGTCCCGCCGTGAAGGCACTGACCTCTTCCTGAAGAGCGCCCGTCGTTCGCTGGCTGACAAGTGCAAGCTTGACAGCAAGCCCGGCCAACATGGCCGTACCTCGGGTGCCCGTACGTCCGACTACGGCACGCAGCTGCGCGAAAAGCAAAAAGTGAAGCGCATCTACGGTGTGCTCGAGCGTCAGTTCCGCCGTTACTTCGCTGAAGCCGACCGCCTCAAGGGCAACACGGGTGAAAACCTGCTGCAATTGCTCGAGTCGCGTCTCGACAACGTCGTGTATCGCATGGGCTTCGGCTCGACGCGCGCTGAAGCGCGTCAGCTCGTGAGCCACAAGGCGATCACGGTGAACGGCGTGGTGTCGAACATCCCGTCGATGCAAATTAAGGCAGGTGATGTCGTCGCCGTCCGCGAACAGTCGAAGAAGCAAGCGCGTATCGTCGAAGCGCTGTCGCTGGCTGAACAAGGTGGTCTGGCAAGCTGGGTCGCTGTCGATTCGAAGAAGTTCGAAGGCACGTTCAAGTCGAAGCCGGAACGCAGCGATATCGCTGGCGATATCAACGAAAGCCTGATCGTCGAATTGTATTCGCGGTAA
- the rplQ gene encoding 50S ribosomal protein L17, translated as MRHRHGLRKLNRTSSHRLAMLRNMSNSLIEHEVIKTTLPKAKELRKVVEPLITLGKKPSLANRRLAFNRLRDRDSVSKLFDVLGPRFANRPGGYLRILKFGFRVGDNAPMALVELMDRPEVEEVEVQEAE; from the coding sequence ATGCGTCACCGTCATGGTCTGCGGAAACTGAACCGCACGAGCAGCCACCGTCTGGCAATGCTCCGTAACATGTCCAACTCGTTGATCGAGCACGAAGTCATCAAGACGACGCTGCCGAAGGCGAAGGAACTCCGTAAAGTCGTCGAGCCGCTGATCACGCTCGGCAAGAAGCCGTCGCTGGCAAATCGTCGTCTGGCGTTCAACCGTCTGCGCGATCGTGACTCCGTCTCGAAGCTGTTCGACGTGCTCGGCCCGCGCTTCGCAAACCGTCCGGGTGGCTACCTGCGCATCCTGAAGTTCGGTTTCCGCGTCGGCGACAACGCACCGATGGCACTGGTCGAATTGATGGACCGTCCGGAAGTCGAAGAAGTTGAAGTGCAAGAAGCTGAATAA
- the rpsK gene encoding 30S ribosomal protein S11, translating to MAKASNNSAAQRVRKKVKKNVAEGVVHVHASFNNTIITITDRQGNALAWATSGGQGFKGSRKSTPFAAQVAAESAGRVAMEYGVKNLEVRIKGPGPGRESAVRALHGLGIKITAISDVTPVPHNGCRPPKRRRI from the coding sequence ATGGCTAAGGCTTCGAACAACTCCGCGGCGCAACGCGTTCGCAAGAAGGTCAAGAAGAACGTCGCCGAGGGCGTGGTTCACGTTCACGCGTCGTTCAACAACACCATCATCACGATCACCGATCGTCAAGGCAATGCACTCGCCTGGGCAACTTCGGGTGGTCAGGGCTTCAAGGGTTCGCGTAAATCGACCCCGTTTGCAGCCCAGGTGGCAGCCGAATCGGCTGGCCGCGTGGCGATGGAATACGGCGTGAAGAACCTCGAAGTGCGGATCAAGGGCCCCGGCCCCGGCCGTGAGTCCGCGGTGCGCGCGTTGCATGGTCTTGGCATCAAGATCACCGCGATCTCCGACGTGACGCCGGTACCGCACAACGGCTGCCGTCCGCCGAAGCGTCGTCGTATCTAA
- the secY gene encoding preprotein translocase subunit SecY, with translation MANSPSLAKPGRSAAKFGDLRRRAVFLLLALVVYRIGAHIPVPGIDPDQLAKLFQSQSGGILGMFNMFSGGALSRFTIFALGIMPYISASIIMQLLAIVSPQMEALKKEGQAGQRKITQYTRVFTVLLATFQAFGIAVALENQQGLVIDPGMVFRLTTVVTLVTGTMFLMWLGEQITERGLGNGISIIIFGGIAAGFPNAIGGLFELVRTGSMGPVSAIIVVALIAAVTYLVVFIERGQRKILVNYAKRQVGNKIYGGQSSHLPLKLNMSGVIPPIFASSIILFPATILNWFSSGSRNSWFADTLHNVADALKPGQPVYVLLYALAIVFFCFFYTALVFNSRETADNLKKSGAFVPGIRPGDQTARYIDRILTRLTLAGAIYIVFVCLLPEFLVLRWNVPFYFGGTSLLIIVVVTMDFMAQVQSYVMSQQYESLLKKANFKGGGVPMR, from the coding sequence TTGGCTAACAGCCCGAGTCTCGCAAAACCCGGTCGAAGCGCGGCGAAGTTCGGTGATCTGCGTCGGCGAGCAGTGTTCCTGCTGCTGGCGCTGGTCGTCTACCGTATCGGCGCGCATATTCCGGTTCCGGGTATTGATCCGGACCAACTGGCAAAGCTGTTCCAAAGCCAGTCGGGTGGCATCCTTGGCATGTTCAACATGTTCTCGGGTGGCGCACTTTCGCGGTTCACGATTTTCGCGCTTGGGATCATGCCGTACATTTCGGCATCGATCATCATGCAGTTGCTGGCGATCGTCTCGCCGCAAATGGAAGCGCTGAAGAAAGAAGGGCAGGCGGGTCAACGGAAGATTACGCAGTACACGCGTGTCTTTACGGTCCTGCTGGCGACGTTCCAGGCGTTCGGCATTGCCGTCGCGCTTGAGAACCAGCAAGGCCTTGTGATCGATCCGGGTATGGTGTTCCGGCTGACAACGGTCGTAACGCTAGTGACCGGCACAATGTTCCTGATGTGGCTGGGTGAGCAGATCACGGAGCGCGGGCTTGGCAACGGCATCTCGATCATTATTTTCGGCGGGATTGCGGCGGGTTTCCCGAATGCAATCGGCGGTCTGTTCGAACTGGTGCGAACCGGTTCGATGGGTCCCGTCTCGGCGATTATCGTGGTTGCACTGATTGCTGCCGTGACGTATCTGGTGGTGTTCATCGAACGCGGCCAGCGCAAGATTCTCGTGAACTATGCGAAGCGGCAAGTCGGTAACAAGATTTACGGCGGGCAGTCGTCACATCTGCCGCTGAAGCTGAACATGTCGGGTGTGATTCCGCCGATCTTTGCATCGTCGATCATTCTCTTCCCGGCAACTATCCTGAACTGGTTTAGTTCGGGGTCGCGTAACAGCTGGTTCGCAGACACGCTGCACAACGTGGCCGATGCCCTTAAGCCCGGTCAACCCGTGTATGTGTTGTTGTACGCGTTGGCGATCGTCTTCTTCTGCTTCTTCTACACCGCACTGGTGTTCAATAGCAGGGAAACGGCCGACAACCTGAAGAAGAGCGGCGCTTTCGTCCCAGGCATCCGCCCGGGCGATCAGACGGCTCGATATATCGACCGCATCCTCACGCGTCTGACGCTGGCCGGTGCGATCTACATCGTGTTCGTGTGTCTGCTGCCCGAATTTCTGGTGCTGCGCTGGAACGTGCCGTTTTATTTTGGTGGAACGTCGCTGCTGATCATTGTCGTCGTCACAATGGATTTCATGGCGCAGGTGCAGTCGTACGTTATGTCGCAACAGTATGAATCGCTGCTGAAGAAAGCCAATTTCAAAGGCGGCGGCGTCCCGATGCGTTGA